Genomic window (Thiosulfatimonas sediminis):
ACCGCTGTGGATTTCACCATCGCAACCACCCCGCAAGAATCAATGCGTCTAACGCAAGATGCGGTGCAACGCGTCCTAGCTAATTTCCCACCTAAGCCTTAATCGAAGTTTGTTGTTCGGCAATGAAAGCGAGAAGCTGTTGCGCTTGCTCGCTTTTTGTCGACGTAGGTAAGATTTTTTCGTGCTGCGCGCTCAACAAAGTCAACTGATTCTGTTCACGCTCAAACCCCAAATTTTCCCCTACCTGATTGGCACAAATCATATCTAATTTTTTCGCGTGCAATTTAGCGCGTGCGTACTCCAGCACATTTTGGGTTTCTGCCGCAAAACCAACCACAAACGGTTTATCACTTTGCGCGGCCACCCAAGCCACAATATCTGGATTTTTGACCAACTGTAAGGTCAGTCCGTCTTGCCCTGGCTGCTTTTTTATTTTGTGCTGACTGGATTGCGCCAACGCAAAATCGGCCACCGCCGCGGCGCTAATAAACACCGCATTCTGCGCATAATGCGCTTGCACCGCCGCAAACATCTGCTGAGCAGAACGCACATCAATTCGATGTACGTTGAACGGTGTCGCAAGTGTCACAGGCCCAGCGATAAGCGTGACTTTCGCCCCCATTTTCTGCGCTTGCTCGGCAATCGCAAACCCCATCTTCCCAGAACTACGATTACCCAGAAAGCGCACCGGGTCCAAATCTTCAAAGGTTGGACCGGCACTAATCAACAAACGCTGACCTTGCCAATACGGCTGCGATATTGGCGATATTTGCAAAGCCTGCCAAGCCTGAAAAATCTCCAACGCCTCTGGCATTCTACCCGCCCCCACTTCACCGCACGCCTGTGGGCCGCTGGCCGGCTGCAATACATGATAGCCACGGTTTTGCAAAATTTGAATATTCTCTTGCGTGGCTGGGTTTTGCCACATTAAGCGATTCATCGCCGGCACCATGAGTACCGGACGGTCTGTCGCCAAAATAAGCGTGCTTAACAAATTATCCGCTAACCCCATACGAATTTTAGCCAAGGTGTTCGCGCTGGCGGGAGCCAGAACAATCCAATCCGCCCAGCGCGCCAACTCAATATGCCCCATGCCCGCTTCTTGCTCGTTATCAAACAAACTGTCGCGCACCGCATGGCCACTCAAGGCTTGAAAGCTTAATGGTTGAATAAATTGCTTGGCTGACTCACTCATTACCACCTGAACATGATGGCCGGCCTTAATGAATTGGCGACATAATTCCAAAGATTTATAAGCAGCTATGCCGCCACTGACGGCTAAAAGTATTTTCATTTTCAGTTCAGATTTAGTTGATAAACTTAGCGACTATAATAAACCTTCGTGCTGTTTTTGGGCAGTCAGATTACCGCTTACTTCACTAAGGAGACACAGAATAAGTCCAAATGGTCTCAGACTCAGAACAATTTGGCTGCACTGTGTTCCTCTAAAAATGATTTTGTAAAAGGATCTCAATACCGTGAAAAAATTCAATATTTTGCATTTCAGCTTATTTATTTTCATTACTCTATTTTTTATTTCAGCAATGGATATTTGGCATGATTTGAACGATATGGGCGGTATGAATACACATATCTGGATTGAAATTGTGATGGCGATTCTCTCTTTAGTCGCTTTCGGCTATATGCTGCATTCGATTCGCCGCCACAAAATAAAACTCACCGATGTACGCGAAACCTTAGATCAAACCCAACAAGAGTTAAATTCGGCCCAAAGCCAAACACAAAAGCTGCGCGGCGAATTTTCTGACATGATTCAAAAGCAATTTGACACCTGGCAATTAACGCATAGCGAAAAAGAAGTCGCTCTACTATTGCTAAAAGGACTCAGTCTTGACGAAATTGCCAATATCCGCAGCACCAAAGAAAAAACCGTCCGCCAACAAGCGTCTAATCTTTACAAAAAAGCACAAGTTGCCGGCCGACATGAGCTAGTTGCCTATTTCTTTGAAGATTTACTGACCGTTCAATAACCCACTTAATGACGAGTTATGCGCGGTTGATTCTCCACTTTAAAGCGTGTGACCGAAGATTGTAGGCTCTGGCTTTGCTGCGTCATTGAATCCGCCGCAGCGGTAATCTCTTCAACCAGAGCCGCATTCTGCTGAGTATCACTGTCAATTTGTGCAATCGCTACATTAATCTGCTGAATACCCTGTTGTTGCTCGCGCGATGCCGACGAAATTTCTGAAACCATATCCGCCACTTGTACAATCGCTTGGTTGATGTCTTGCAAAGCGCCACTGGTCTCACCAATTTTATCGGTACCGTGTTCAATGTTACTGACGGTATCTTCAATCAGTGACTTTATCTCTTTAGCTGCCTCAGCGGACTTACCTGCCAAAGTACGTACCTCGCCAGCCACCACCGCAAATCCACGCCCATGCTCACCGGCACGCGCCGCCTCAACCGCCGCATTTAACGCCAAGAGATTGGTTTGAAAAGCGATGGCATCAATTAAGCCCGTAATCTCTTCAATCTTCTTACTGGAATCACGAATCTCTTCAATCGCCTGTTCGGTCTGCTGCATAATGTGTCGCCCTTGTTTAGCACGCTGCATTGCATCCCGCGCCAAGGCATCTGCATTCGCCGCGTTTTCACTGGTATGGCGAATCGCCGCCGTCAATTGCTCGATTGCGGCCGCGGTTTCCTCTAAGGAGGCGGCTTGTGATTGAGTGCGCTGATTTAAATCACTGTTGCCGGAACTGACTTCAAAACTCGACGATGTCACCGTTGCCGCCGTCTGCACTACTTGGCCAACCACCGAATTAAGCGCCAAATTGCTTTGATTGATTGCGTTCTTTAGTTGCTCAAACTCTCCATGCATTTCGCTTTCAATTTGTAGCGTTAAGTCGCCATTCTGCTGCGCAGTTGCGGCTTTGATAATTGCCTCAATCGCCACTTGTAAACGGTCTAATGAGGTGTTCGTGTGCACTTTTAGTTGATCCAAGTTCCCTTGCAACGCCAAGGTAACGCGCTTGTCGAGGTCTCCTTCACTCAATGCTTGAATCGCCTCACCAACTTCTTGTATCGCAGCCTGCATCACCGCCATCGCTTGGTTGACAGTATGCCGAAACTCGCCTTTGACCTCATCGCCCAAACGCATCGAAAAATCGCCTTGCACAATCGCTCCCATCACCTTGTCGAGGTTTTCAATGGTCGTCTGCACACTCTCTGCCGAAGCGTTGACATTGGTCGCTAACAAGTGCAAATCGCCTTTTAAATTCGCGGTCATGCGCTGTGAAAAATCACCTTGCGCAATAAATTGCATGGTGCGATTAACGTCTTTCAAGGCGGTATCCGTCTCGTGCAACAGTTCATTGAAAGCTTGACCAGCCTGCGCCACTTCATCTCGCCCTTGAATACGACAACGCACATCGTATTGCATACTGTCCTTAACCTGTAGCATTGTGCGCGTCAGTTGCTGAATT
Coding sequences:
- a CDS encoding helix-turn-helix transcriptional regulator; amino-acid sequence: MKKFNILHFSLFIFITLFFISAMDIWHDLNDMGGMNTHIWIEIVMAILSLVAFGYMLHSIRRHKIKLTDVRETLDQTQQELNSAQSQTQKLRGEFSDMIQKQFDTWQLTHSEKEVALLLLKGLSLDEIANIRSTKEKTVRQQASNLYKKAQVAGRHELVAYFFEDLLTVQ
- the coaBC gene encoding bifunctional phosphopantothenoylcysteine decarboxylase/phosphopantothenate--cysteine ligase CoaBC; this encodes MKILLAVSGGIAAYKSLELCRQFIKAGHHVQVVMSESAKQFIQPLSFQALSGHAVRDSLFDNEQEAGMGHIELARWADWIVLAPASANTLAKIRMGLADNLLSTLILATDRPVLMVPAMNRLMWQNPATQENIQILQNRGYHVLQPASGPQACGEVGAGRMPEALEIFQAWQALQISPISQPYWQGQRLLISAGPTFEDLDPVRFLGNRSSGKMGFAIAEQAQKMGAKVTLIAGPVTLATPFNVHRIDVRSAQQMFAAVQAHYAQNAVFISAAAVADFALAQSSQHKIKKQPGQDGLTLQLVKNPDIVAWVAAQSDKPFVVGFAAETQNVLEYARAKLHAKKLDMICANQVGENLGFEREQNQLTLLSAQHEKILPTSTKSEQAQQLLAFIAEQQTSIKA
- a CDS encoding methyl-accepting chemotaxis protein; this encodes MQKISSKILTALLLVGLIPMLIITLGSVFTAKNALEELTYKELEAIRDIKADSITRYLQDIDNQLVNVAGSQSVIDAMQGFRVSFLSFGGSDDGMDEGDPNEVRQQKQALQDYWQNQFGTQYRKQTGTDAAFSLEQLSEQAIRLQYAFIANNPNPLGQKNSMNELANQGYYGYNRYHSDVHPWLNRYLQRFGFYDIFLIDNDGNVVYSVFKELDFATNLKTGPWQTSGLAQAFQQAQGLQKGETFFTDLASYTPSYNTPAAFAATPIINTRNAKEERIGTLVFQMPLDRISAIMAQSSGLGETGDSYLVGADGLMRSDSRVRAQTHSVLNSFANPEQGKISAPSLQLGLQGQSGEVNYQRGDETILSAYTPIQVLGLNWVLLAEMNASEAFASVTQLQYLVFALSLAMMLLIAIFGRFLAANISQPIQQLTRTMLQVKDSMQYDVRCRIQGRDEVAQAGQAFNELLHETDTALKDVNRTMQFIAQGDFSQRMTANLKGDLHLLATNVNASAESVQTTIENLDKVMGAIVQGDFSMRLGDEVKGEFRHTVNQAMAVMQAAIQEVGEAIQALSEGDLDKRVTLALQGNLDQLKVHTNTSLDRLQVAIEAIIKAATAQQNGDLTLQIESEMHGEFEQLKNAINQSNLALNSVVGQVVQTAATVTSSSFEVSSGNSDLNQRTQSQAASLEETAAAIEQLTAAIRHTSENAANADALARDAMQRAKQGRHIMQQTEQAIEEIRDSSKKIEEITGLIDAIAFQTNLLALNAAVEAARAGEHGRGFAVVAGEVRTLAGKSAEAAKEIKSLIEDTVSNIEHGTDKIGETSGALQDINQAIVQVADMVSEISSASREQQQGIQQINVAIAQIDSDTQQNAALVEEITAAADSMTQQSQSLQSSVTRFKVENQPRITRH